The Mycobacterium paragordonae genome includes a region encoding these proteins:
- a CDS encoding phosphotransferase has product MKSSVAQARSAIGLAAHLGRGVGRVTIDALVGNRAGLPRTAGELSAGVLSDVMGAEVASASVLDADAGTSSRARLALTGGGVPEKVFVKLTAQTTATRLMGELGRLGHTEVRFYRQLAPQLTGVPTAYGAAFDAWTGRYLLVLEDLPAASCQFPDTLHPLSVGQAGLIVELLATLHATFWGRLPEDGHGPLGWLYSPSGDVTSMLTGALMNTSIKRLSGRTDIPVEQGRFIADNYRAAAALIDTPPHTVMHGDAHPGNVYFRDGNPGLLDWQAVRRGHPSRELAYTLITSLTPEDRRAAQRDLLGEYRRALAAAGGPVMDGDELWLRYRQGALYAYVAALITAGMGGMQVEDIALEGLRRAVAALDDLETVALLKKSI; this is encoded by the coding sequence ATGAAAAGCTCAGTCGCACAAGCGCGCTCGGCCATCGGCCTGGCCGCCCATCTGGGTCGCGGCGTCGGCCGGGTGACCATCGACGCGCTGGTCGGAAACCGTGCCGGGCTGCCGCGCACGGCGGGTGAACTCAGCGCTGGCGTGCTGTCCGATGTCATGGGCGCCGAGGTCGCCTCGGCGAGCGTCCTCGACGCCGACGCGGGGACGTCGTCGCGGGCGCGGCTGGCGCTGACCGGCGGCGGCGTCCCGGAGAAGGTCTTCGTCAAGCTGACGGCCCAGACCACCGCGACCCGCCTGATGGGCGAACTCGGCCGGCTCGGGCACACCGAGGTCCGGTTCTACCGTCAGCTCGCCCCGCAGCTCACCGGCGTGCCGACGGCGTACGGCGCCGCGTTCGACGCCTGGACCGGCCGCTACCTGCTGGTCCTGGAAGACCTGCCCGCCGCGTCCTGCCAATTCCCTGACACGCTGCACCCGTTGTCGGTCGGCCAGGCCGGTCTGATCGTCGAACTGCTGGCCACGTTGCACGCCACTTTCTGGGGCCGCCTGCCCGAGGACGGCCACGGACCGTTGGGCTGGCTCTACTCGCCATCCGGTGATGTCACCTCGATGCTGACCGGCGCGCTGATGAACACCTCGATCAAACGCCTCTCCGGACGCACCGACATCCCGGTCGAGCAGGGGCGGTTCATCGCCGACAACTACCGCGCCGCCGCGGCGTTGATCGACACTCCCCCGCACACCGTCATGCACGGCGACGCGCATCCGGGCAACGTCTACTTCCGCGACGGCAACCCCGGCCTGCTGGATTGGCAGGCGGTGCGCCGCGGACATCCCTCCCGCGAGCTGGCCTACACGCTCATCACCAGCCTGACACCGGAAGACCGCCGCGCGGCTCAACGTGACCTGCTCGGCGAGTACCGCCGCGCTCTGGCCGCCGCCGGCGGGCCCGTCATGGACGGCGACGAACTGTGGCTGCGGTACCGGCAGGGCGCGCTCTATGCGTACGTGGCAGCGCTGATCACCGCGGGAATGGGTGGAATGCAGGTCGAAGACATCGCCCTGGAGGGTCTCAGGCGCGCTGTCGCCGCCCTGGATGATCTGGAAACCGTTGCCTTGCTTAAGAAATCGATTTGA